From the Saccharomycodes ludwigii strain NBRC 1722 chromosome I, whole genome shotgun sequence genome, one window contains:
- a CDS encoding uncharacterized protein (similar to Saccharomyces cerevisiae YGL097W | SRM1 | Suppressor of Receptor Mutations), translated as MVKSLSVNNNNTNKDSVSEKRDIFGRNLSCLLAYTSSTTTKNISSINAETQELESGYSPLHICLRLGHIHQSYLINENWKKIVKGKHVKDEKLEKEKIWRIKDREGLNPLELYKTDNNMWNSNNIYPLSLHNGNITYTKRDIKKNEEVFRRKKVKTSIDLRRINDIYLNKRGGRELYTFGSNINMQLGTGDSDDRRSLFKIDEFKLYGAVDNNNYRKPKRFKRVLMHKYHSILQTLNDEIYTCGNGVKGRLGIPSLKRSLVFKKVELPLGLSIKQIVSSDNHTLILSKQNELISWGSNNYNQLGYPTDTLTQNISISSEKYNDSPRKLSSHLWKRSGGGSKILFVGCSNVHSCIIDNMHYLHSWGLDLGQMGNSHSPIDKLSVQYKNKFKGYIKSTPYLFKLPSNVKIIKQLLCTDFATFVLHDENELIVLTNSKILKFSIPRLGQQQNSFEKFIPTALTRQNLVVELKCTNMYGNNLCALYENGTIGIFHSKNFVDNSSWLTIQNNILPFELYWLPYFELNNCLDFQVGYDGQLILTTLGGDIFYSNTVSTTSFEKNMSSKLLSGRCIRVSSNAQFSSFAIIKDDVDMIPMSITKNRFYLDFRKFSPIYENLGGAVEEGEYRMLNFINNVQSSTTDKEHGIILNAEFDDGDDDDDDDDDDGDGKKEELTGEIDKTKGSYLLRAMSTRWKATNAGFNYKDAFMKTSNISLINEEQLSFIRNDYLNYDVLFFDGNNCVGKCHKSLLYTRCPTFVSNMKTFQTQVSSNNKVKFELRTAVDSKIWEICISNNSDNISHFNTTSLKYALHYMYSDELLKFHGNIKNKKELELSTMNFINELGMNVTAFEDDKLAYNVKNLYYRLLENKCDKGDGEIDFYQDVTIKLSDGETIKCHSLILSARSLYFKSLFQYNWQDNEVVDLCFYTYDEVMCVLKYIYGFDIYEMFITDNCNDVEHLNFENCEDFVNFLVNIQKLCDFLLLDDLKASVESILADYISSSSVVPLLINSFTMHCSNLFIECCWYLFNNIGLLYNDENTIIINEYFSTELWISLEKSIRDMMNKNTLVGKEKSWYELGHNIEYLELFKKDISKFNKIFMDSKKPFKPLFDNKRKGKYIHSNNVTGNTYGSTSEYQFNDESNQVNGVGAPHSRRASSSVSSLRRTSSTHSNEELLAFRRNSFVRTKFSELGISMSANAISDDDDSTNDGFIAVQRNPAVRRKSCLGKALPNLSSNKNNNTNLPLRRTSQSTPVEDESILLVPQTSIIKFENIKLKNSTENCNNTQKSNMPSKFVEFFPSIDQAIYSNSNLKKTPDENINTSTKDSKLLDKATAENLLKKVQPVKKLSQKERLKHLTSEHVIEDKKKTKVNVWGKRNKEGSTTDKKGKFVDDCANNKDTNDTITNSGNMISPLLPFPSLSEIDSSRNTIAKRKNGNIPTFNPKGSSFIIPIATNDNSDINKKNNFFTTMPLTSTGVVVKPNSSAIPNYLNNTKEKFKAQLEKPPKTFQEKYEEEKFAQWWEEETKKVQQQLKKEKEYEDELKRLYNPTTATKKNNDCNKNNDRRNKKFNLSKKKKKNNGDIDTEHSKKVCIPIRNNIKKEKKGKKKENDETMGSNNNKIHIKR; from the coding sequence atggTTAAATCGTTATCAgttaacaataacaatacaaataaaGATTCAGTATCCGAAAAAAGAGATATTTTTGGCAGAAATTTATCATGCCTATTGGCATACACATCTTCAACTActactaaaaatatatcatcAATTAATGCAGAAACACAAGAGCTAGAAAGTGGTTATTCTCCCCTACATATCTGCCTGAGGTTGGGACATATACACCAATCctatttaattaatgaaaattggaaaaaaattgtaaaggGAAAACATgttaaagatgaaaaaCTTGAAAAGGAGAAAATTTGGAGAATAAAAGATAGAGAAGGTCTAAATCCTTTGgaattatataaaacagataataatatgtgGAATTCTAACAATATATACCCATTATCTCTTCACAACGGGAATATAACTTACACTAAAAGGGATATCAAGAAGAATGAAGAAGTTTTTCGCAGAAAAAAGGTTAAAACATCCATTGATTTGAGGCGGataaatgatatttatCTAAATAAAAGGGGAGGCAGGGAGTTATATACATTTGGTAGCAATATTAATATGCAACTAGGGACTGGTGATTCTGATGATCGAAGATCGCTATTTAAAATTGACGAATTCAAATTGTACGGGGctgttgataataataactataGAAAACCTAAAAGGTTTAAACGGGTTTTGATGCACAAATACCATTCTATTCTACAGACATTAAACGATGAAATATACACTTGCGGCAATGGTGTGAAGGGAAGGCTAGGCATACCTTCTTTGAAAAGATCACTAGTTTTCAAGAAAGTTGAACTCCCATTGGGCTTGAGCATTAAACAAATTGTTTCCAGTGACAACCATACATTGATTTTAAGTAAACAAAACGAATTAATTAGCTGGGGTTccaataattataatcaaTTGGGGTATCCCACTGATACACTTACACAAAATATTAGTATCTCCTCCGAAAAGTATAATGACTCGCCGAGGAAACTAAGCTCCCATTTATGGAAAAGAAGCGGTGGTGGTTCTaagattttatttgtgGGTTGTTCCAATGTTCATTCCTGTATAATTGATAACATGCATTATTTGCACTCTTGGGGGTTAGATTTGGGCCAAATGGGTAACTCACATTCGCCCATTGACAAATTATCTGTgcaatataaaaataaattcaaagGGTATATAAAAAGCACGCCGTATTTGTTTAAACTTCCAAGCAATgtgaaaattattaaacagTTATTATGTACAGATTTTGCTACATTTGTGTTACACGATGAGAATGAGTTAATCGTTTTAACCAACagtaaaattttaaaattttcaatcCCAAGGTTAggtcaacaacaaaattcctttgaaaaatttattccGACTGCATTAACAAGACAAAATTTAGTTGTTGAATTGAAATGTACCAATATGTATGGTAATAATCTATGTGCTCTCTATGAAAACGGTACCATAGGTATTTTTCactcaaaaaattttgtgGATAATTCCTCATGGCTAACAAtccaaaacaatattttacCCTTTGAGTTGTATTGGTTACCATACtttgaattaaataacTGTTTAGACTTCCAAGTGGGTTATGACGGCCAGCTTATTTTAACCACCCTTGGTGGCGATATTTTTTACTCTAACACTGTTTCAACCACTTcgtttgaaaaaaatatgagtAGCAAATTGTTAAGCGGTAGATGTATCAGAGTTTCTTCCAATGCTCAATTTTCATCTTTTGCCATAATAAAAGATGATGTAGATATGATTCCAATGAGTATCAcaaaaaatagattttACCTGGATTTTAGGAAATTTTCACCTATATATGAAAATTTGGGAGGTGCCGTTGAAGAGGGTGAATACAGAatgttaaattttataaataatgtaCAAAGTAGCACAACTGACAAGGAGCACGGAATTATTCTAAATGCTGAATTTGatgatggtgatgatgACGACGACGACGATGATGACGACGGTGACGGCAAAAAGGAAGAACTTACTGGAGAAATAGATAAAACTAAAGGTTCATACTTGTTAAGAGCTATGTCAACGAGGTGGAAAGCAACCAATGCAGGTTTTAACTACAAAGATGCATTTATGAAGACCTCgaatatttctttaataaatgaaGAACAGTTATCCTTTATTAGAAATGACTATCTTAATTatgatgttttattttttgatggGAACAATTGTGTTGGTAAATGTCACAAATCGTTGTTATATACTAGATGTCCCACTTTCGTTAGTAATATGAAAACTTTTCAAACACAAGTatcttctaataataaagttaaatttGAGCTAAGGACAGCTGTTGACTCTAAAATATGGGAAATATGCATATCAAATAACTCAGACAACATATCACACTTCAATACCACATCGTTGAAGTATGCTCTCCACTATATGTACAGTGACgaacttttaaaatttcatggtaatataaaaaataaaaaagaattagagTTATCCACAATGAACTTTATTAACGAGCTAGGGATGAATGTAACTGCCTTTGAAGACGATAAGTTGGCTTACAATGTTAAAAACCTGTACTATCGATTacttgaaaataaatgCGATAAGGGAGATGGAGAAATCGATTTCTACCAAGATGTTACGATTAAATTGAGCGATGGAGAAACGATCAAATGCCACTCCTTAATATTATCTGCCAGAAGTTTATATTTCAAGTCATTGTTTCAATATAACTGGCAGGACAATGAAGTTGTTGATTTGTGCTTTTATACCTATGATGAAGTAATGTgtgttttaaaatacatatatgGATTTGATATTTATGAGATGTTTATTACTGATAATTGTAACGATGTTGaacatttaaattttgaGAATTGCGAAGATTTTGTTAACTTTTTAGTCAATATTCAAAAGTTGTGtgactttttattattggatgATTTAAAAGCTTCGGTAGAAAGCATATTGGCTGACTAtatttcttcatcttccGTAGTTCCATTACTAATAAATTCTTTTACTATGCACTGTAGTAACTTATTTATCGAGTGTTGTTGGTacttatttaataatattggattattatataatgaTGAGAACACTATTATAATCAATGAGTATTTTAGTACTGAATTGTGGATTTCTTTGGAAAAAAGTATTAGAGACAtgatgaataaaaatacactTGTTGGGAAAGAAAAGTCATGGTATGAATTAGGCCATAATATCGAATACTTGGAGCTATTTAAGAAGGatatttctaaatttaataaaattttcatgGATTCAAAAAAGCCGTTTAAACCATTGTTTGATAACAAAAGGAAAGGCAAGTATATTCATAGTAATAATGTCACAGGTAACACCTATGGCAGCACAAGCGAATATCAATTTAATGACGAATCAAACCAAGTAAATGGTGTTGGTGCACCACATAGCAGAAGAGCTTCATCTTCAGTATCCTCATTACGAAGAACTTCATCAACGCACTCAAATGAAGAACTATTAGCCTTTAGAAGAAATAGTTTTGTTAGAACCAAATTTTCAGAACTGGGAATAAGTATGAGTGCAAATGCCATAtcagatgatgatgattctACAAACGATGGATTTATAGCAGTTCAAAGGAATCCAGCTGTCCGCCGGAAGAGTTGCTTAGGAAAAGCTTTACCCAATCTATCGagcaataaaaacaataatactaacTTACCCTTGAGAAGGACATCACAGAGCACTCCGGTAGAGGATGAATCTATACTTTTGGTACCACAAACGAGCATTatcaaatttgaaaatattaaattgaaaaatagtACTGAGAACTGTAACAACACCCAAAAATCCAATATGCCGTCAAAATTTGTGGAATTTTTCCCCTCAATAGATCAAGCTATTTATTCCAATagcaatttaaaaaaaactccTGATGAAAACATTAATACTTCCACCAAAGACTCTAAACTTTTGGATAAAGCAACTGCTGAGAATCTATTGAAAAAGGTGCAACCTGTGAAGAAGCTTTcacaaaaagaaagattgAAACACTTAACTTCAGAGCATGTCAttgaagataaaaaaaagactaaAGTTAATGTATGGGGCAAGCGAAATAAAGAGGGCAGTACTACCGATAAGAAAGGTAAGTTTGTGGACGACTGTGCCAATAATAAGGACACTAATGATACTATTACCAACAGTGGTAATATGATTAGCCCTTTGCTTCCATTCCCATCACTATCGGAAATAGATTCATCCAGAAATACAATAgcgaaaagaaaaaatgggAATATCCCTACATTTAATCCTAAAGGCTCCTCTTTTATCATCCCTATTGCTACAAATGATAACAGCgatattaacaaaaaaaacaatttttttacaacTATGCCACTAACTTCGACTGGCGTTGTTGTTAAACCTAATAGTAGTGCTATTCCAAACTACTTAAATAACACTAAGGAGAAATTTAAGGCACAACTTGAAAAACCTCCCAAGACTtttcaagaaaaatatgaagaagaaaaatttgcACAGTGGTGGGAAGAGGAAACGAAAAAAGTTCAGCAACagctaaaaaaagagaaagagtACGAAGACGAACTAAAAAGGTTATATAATCCCACAACAGCAACTAAGAAGAATAATGATtgcaataaaaataatgaccGTAGGAATAAGAAATTTAAcctttccaaaaaaaaaaaaaaaaacaatggcGATATTGATACCGAACATTCAAAAAAAGTCTGTATACCCATTAGaaataacattaaaaaagaaaaaaaaggaaagaaaaaggaaaatgatGAAACCATGGgatctaataataacaagatTCACATTAAACGATAA
- a CDS encoding uncharacterized protein (similar to Saccharomyces cerevisiae YPR122W | AXL1 | AXiaL budding): MSDPIIEYKLPLYLPISNLEKRYKLFKLPNGLLCFLISDPTEKIASCSLTVATGAFNDPENMLGLAHLCEHMLLAGGSKEYTDPQIFHEEIGKNNGSFNAYTTGEQTTFYFEIPNTNIMTSNAQTADKIGKSILTNYSIGKKEGDSVLPFEKLLRIFVSFFKAPLFKRSLIDREIFTVNSEHDGNKTSTMKILCHATRLLSNKRHPFHRFSTGNLKKLSIIPRLEKIDVQKRLKKYFLDNFTVNNNMTMCLKGFDSLNLLTKYAIKHFSDLGSANVVNNNDRATKQTNESNFVNFNILNNKWHPKIGALPCFSNTEWNNGILVNMKQQQQQYILRILYPIFTKNLKCTHLEISIFTKMWCELFSEKSEGSLFENFHNLGLLTDLVAYTSNFSIENDGLILQLTLTKSGWEKVTEIVFEIQNKFLPMILLETDKLAKYLSDLNVTDLLKFIYQDTSKSSDELCTYISDDILQGNFDVIDPKCLLKETPFIISLDNEFCHNGKGYEFWVQKAAQFQNFVNEVMDPFKMRIILMGDMKTLDINGTCNTAIIINKDDLQLDPYFEFEYVMLHHTFPPPHNPIKREHVLSSTRIYDLPAENNFLPKVPFQMDLMKRAFDASMAHSQNFEMDLILANSMNTNKPKLKRKDAKHEYWIKNEGFQKVFKSKSIISISLKSLKLKPSPSNTMMLEVLTELLGAMLSPKLYPAIKLGYSCEITPSSRGDIALEIRVSGFNKKLIFLLELILSTIFLLFKDERILKQNKKLFRKARINVRSKYMEASNENCLRLSTMGVYILLEKYMWTLEDRIDALEEDINIDSFQQFLKKYLNNKDIYVLLVHQGDIEDDEDESINLLIDNIFCSYPSSWMKKESCSHSIFPPETVLLTPGTNYVFEKTKISEDPNNAITYFVQTGPRDDEILYTLTVFTDFLLSLTLVPRLRFEKQLGYVVVGGLMVLTNSIGIHISCMSSYSGECLEDSIEEYLFELEMQLSSETFTNEHFKEKYIDGFIKIVGNYLENGVYNKEGKGGCCDLLMKIKPSFEINTENCLLGSQLSNNKKLYDTITLKRYNFDFWNESEPINVNYLKNLNLEEYLRFYREKFSIFGYKTRCKLAVAITSDINKEGIKKKQMCIQVETFLKIKGMDIPRNDLEEMVDKSNGKPSLLLKYLYKYFKNKNERKRLMAVVLKEMMRILGCNFKIGVYKDGGNKTDVSNIPDSFKKKIVEMKSGRIYIYDEGNYFKLEKDNLFV; encoded by the coding sequence atGTCTGATCCAATAATTGAATATAAGCTGCCGTTATATTTACCAATATCAAATcttgaaaaaagatataaattatttaaacttCCTAATGGtcttttgtgttttttaatatctgaTCCAACAGAAAAAATAGCTTCATGCTCATTGACTGTAGCTACAGGTGCATTTAATGACCCAGAAAACATGCTTGGTTTAGCTCATTTGTGCGAACATATGCTGTTAGCTGGTGGTTCTAAAGAATATACTGATCCGCAAATATTCCATGAGGAAATTGGTAAAAATAACGGTTCATTCAACGCATACACCACGGGTGAACAGacaactttttattttgaaatacCCAATACTAATATAATGACCAGTAATGCACAAACCGCGGATAAAATTGGCAAGAGCATACTTACTAATTATAGCATTggtaaaaaagaaggagaTAGCGTTTTGCCCTTTGAAAAATTGCTTCGGATATTTGttagttttttcaaagCACCTTTATTTAAACGTAGTTTGATTGATAGAGAAATATTCACAGTCAATAGCGAGCATGATGGGAATAAGACATCTACTATGAAAATCTTGTGTCATGCTACTAGACTATTAAGCAATAAGAGGCATCCATTTCATAGATTTTCCACCggcaatttaaaaaagctAAGCATCATTCCAAGATTGGAGAAAATAGATGTACAAAAGcgtttgaaaaaatattttttagatAATTTTACTGTAAACAACAATATGACAATGTGCTTAAAGGGTTTTGATTCATTGAATTTACTAACTAAATATGCTATCAAACATTTTTCTGATTTGGGTTCGGCAAATGTTgtgaataataatgatagaGCTACTAAACAAACTAATGAGTCcaattttgtaaattttaatattttaaataacaaatggCATCCTAAAATTGGAGCACTCCCTTGCTTTAGTAATACTGAATGGAATAACGGGATCCTTGTAAACATGaaacagcagcagcaacaataCATTTTAAGAATTCTTTATCCAATTTTCACTAAAAACTTAAAATGTACACATCTAGAAATTTCGATTTTTACTAAAATGTGGTGTGAATTATTTTCTGAGAAAAGTGAAGGCTCgctatttgaaaatttccATAATTTAGGCCTGCTTACTGATTTGGTTGCCTATACTTCAAATTTCAGCATTGAAAACGACGGATTAATTTTGCAATTAACACTGACTAAATCGGGTTGGGAGAAAGTGACAGAGATAGTTTTtgaaatacaaaataaatttctaCCAATGATACTGCTAGAAACTGACAAACTGGCTAAATATTTAAGTGATTTGAACGTTACCgatcttttaaaatttatatacCAAGACACGTCAAAATCATCAGATGAATTGTGTACCTACATAAGTgatgatattttacaaGGTAACTTTGACGTAATTGATCCAAAATGTTTATTGAAGGAAACGCCATTTATTATATCCTTAGACAATGAATTTTGTCACAATGGAAAAGGGTATGAATTTTGGGTTCAAAAGGCAGCccaatttcaaaattttgtgAATGAGGTGATGGATCCTTTCAAAATGCGAATTATCTTAATGGGTGATATGAAAACATTAGATATTAATGGCACTTGCAACACAgcaattattataaataaggATGATCTACAACTAGATCcttattttgaatttgaatATGTTATGTTGCATCATACTTTCCCCCCTCCACACAACCCTATTAAACGGGAACATGTTTTATCCAGTACTAGGATATATGACTTGCCAgctgaaaataattttttaccCAAAGTTCCATTTCAAATGGATCTGATGAAAAGGGCATTCGATGCTTCAATGGCGCATTCCCAAAACTTTGAGATGGACTTAATATTGGCCAACTCAATGAATACTAACAAACccaaattgaaaagaaaagatgcAAAACATGAATATTGGATAAAAAATGAAGGCTTTcaaaaagtatttaaatCTAAAAGCATTATTTCCATCAGtctaaaaagtttaaagttaaaaccATCACCATCCAATACTATGATGCTAGAAGTTTTGACTGAGCTTTTAGGAGCTATGCTTTCTCCAAAATTATACCCAGCTATCAAATTAGGTTACAGTTGTGAAATCACGCCCTCAAGCAGGGGAGATATTGCATTAGAAATAAGGGTATCTgggtttaataaaaaattgatatttttattagaacTTATCCTAAGTacgatatttttattgtttaaagATGAGCGAATTTTGAAACagaataaaaaacttttcagAAAGGCTAGAATTAACGTTAGATCAAAATATATGGAAGCTTCAAACGAAAATTGTTTAAGGCTATCAACAATGGgggtttatattttgttagAGAAATATATGTGGACACTGGAAGATAGAATTGATGCATTAGAGGAGGATATAAATATTGATAGTTTTCagcaatttttaaaaaaatatttaaacaatAAAGACATATACGTATTATTGGTTCATCAAGGTGACATTGAGGATGACGAGGATGAATCTATTAATTTGttaattgataatattttttgttcctACCCAAGCTCTTGgatgaaaaaagagagcTGTTCTCATAGTATTTTCCCACCAGAAACAGTTTTATTAACACCTGGCACAAATtatgtttttgaaaaaacaaaaatatcagaAGATCCAAACAATGCAATCACGTATTTTGTACAAACTGGGCCGCGAGATGATGAAATATTGTACACTTTGACCGTTTTTACTGATTTTTTGCTAAGTTTGACATTGGTACCCAGGTTAAGGTTTGAAAAGCAGTTGGGGTATGTTGTTGTAGGTGGTTTAATGGTTTTAACAAATAGTATTGGGATTCATATAAGTTGTATGTCTTCATATTCGGGTGAATGTTTGGAAGATTCTATTGAAGagtatttatttgaattgGAAATGCAGCTAAGCTCGGAAACTTTTACAAATGAGCactttaaagaaaaatacattgacggatttattaaaatagtGGGGAATTATTTGGAAAATGGtgtttataataaagaGGGGAAAGGTGGTTGTTGTGATttgttaatgaaaataaagcccagttttgaaataaatacTGAAAATTGTTTACTTGGAAGTCAGTTGTCGAACAACAAGAAACTCTACGATACTATTACtttaaaaagatataattttgatttttggaATGAAAGTGAGCCGATAAAcgtaaattatttaaagaatttaaatttGGAAGAGTATTTAAGGTTTTACAGGGAGAAATTTTCTATATTTGGATATAAGACTAGGTGTAAGTTAGCAGTTGCGATAACTAGTGATATAAACAAAGAAGGgatcaagaaaaaacaaatgtgTATTCAAGTGGAaacatttttgaaaataaagggAATGGATATACCTCGCAATGATTTAGAAGAAATGGTGGATAAAAGTAACGGGAAACCAagtttgttgttgaaatatttatataagtactttaaaaacaaaaatgaaagaaaaagattaatgGCTGTTGTTTTAAAGGAAATGATGAGGATTTTAGGATGCAACTTTAAAATTGGTGTTTATAAAGATGGTGGTAATAAGACTGATGTGAGTAATATTCCAGAtagctttaaaaaaaaaatagttgaAATGAAAAGTGGTcgtatttatatttacgATGAGGggaattattttaaattggaaaaggataatttatttgtatGA
- a CDS encoding uncharacterized protein (similar to Saccharomyces cerevisiae YGR111W | putative protein of unknown function), whose product MTITDNNLTHTLQLKRINGNSELIQYTHKRNSEAWKSKYLTVADYVKREATLGESEIALQHSLVSTSTNIINPNYKKYLGLNYFVLEKIAADTTLTDATENIVCSCETMNRIGYMKISNKGSYIIIPVLEVVIGAVFTPVEFRGMKYAQELMFQLNNYYDTISREKDEGDLFLKYKTMILYSEVGEYYSKFGYSFDHVPVHHLKKLDLFLEKYCLDNNDEQKNVHYLGFDGYEDLVNLEQTQIMEKLSNLELDKNTSAFTAFPDMKIYKWFELRDIYISQFFLHDQAAAVDGGSNSVDDLKVSELKFGVEIIGNKSHIIWHHAWVDNSLQILKVYTSEDNKERDLVTLFKYAIKEAKKYDLSDIYFWDQEIPETEYPNFHKVLKETENKVNLFCENSSLSGIRPSPFVSNEVKWENNTKFGWF is encoded by the coding sequence atgaCTATAACTGATAATAACCTTACACACACTTtacaattgaaaagaatTAATGGAAATTCTGAACTAATTCAGTACACTCACAAAAGAAACTCAGAAGCTTggaaatcaaaatatttgacCGTTGCTGATTATGTGAAAAGAGAGGCAACGTTGGGGGAATCGGAAATAGCTTTACAGCACTCGCTAGTATCCACTTCTACTAACATCATTAACCCCaattataaaaagtatttgggtttaaattattttgttttggaaaaaatagCTGCTGATACCACCTTAACCGATGCAACTGAAAACATTGTCTGTAGCTGTGAAACGATGAACAGAATAGGTTACATgaaaatttcaaataaagGCAGTTACATAATTATTCCTGTTTTAGAGGTTGTCATTGGTGCTGTGTTTACACCTGTTGAATTTAGAGGGATGAAGTATGCCCAGGAATTGATGTTTCAgctaaataattattatgataCAATTTCTAGAGAAAAAGACGAAGGCGATCTATTTCTAAAGTATAAAACTATGATTTTGTACAGCGAGGTTGGGGAGTATTATTCTAAATTTGGTTATTCGTTTGATCATGTTCCTGTTCACCATCTTAAAAAGTTGGAtctatttttagaaaaatattgtttggACAACAAtgatgaacaaaaaaatgtacATTATTTAGGGTTCGATGGGTATGAAGATTTGGTTAATTTGGAACAAACTCAAATTAtggaaaaattatcaaatttaGAACTAGATAAAAACACTAGTGCTTTTACTGCCTTTCCTGATATGAAAATTTACAAATGGTTTGAATTACGTGATATCTATATATCGCAATTCTTTCTTCACGATCAGGCTGCTGCTGTTGATGGTGGTTCTAATAGTGTTGatgatttaaaagtttCTGAACTAAAATTTGGTGTTGAAATAATTGGAAATAAATCACATATCATTTGGCATCATGCTTGGGTTGATAATTCTTTGCAAATTCTAAAAGTTTATACTTCAGAggataataaagaaagagaTCTAGTTACATTATTCAAGTATGCCATTAAAGAGgctaaaaaatatgatttaagtgatatatatttctgGGATCAAGAAATTCCGGAAACGGAATATCCCAATTTCCACAAAGTTTTAAAGGAAACAGAGAATAAAGTTAATCTATTTTGTGAAAATAGTTCATTAAGTGGGATTAGACCATCCCCGTTTGTCAGCAATGAAGTGAAATgggaaaataatactaagtTTGGTTGGTTTTAG